The Thermosipho melanesiensis BI429 sequence AAGACTGTTTTTTTATCAAAATTGAGTAATTTTTTTTGGTGGATAAATATTGGATTTCCGCTGACAAATACTTCTCTTTCAAAGTATTTTTTGGAGCTTTCAAATGAGACAAAGACTTTATCAGCTATTTTTGACAGTTTGAGATTGGTAAGACCTGGGATTACGTTTTGTTCGTGGATATACAACAAAAATCCCAATTGTTTTGCTGTAACCCCAACAGGGTATGACACATATCCTCCAGTGACAAATGCAATATCGGGTTTAAAATCTTTAAGTGCTTTTTTTACGATGTTTTTTGCATTTAGAATTTTTAAAATTCTCTTGATGTTTCCAAAAGAATAAAGAGGTCTAATAAGACCTTTTACATCTAAAGATACAGTTTTAAAGTTGTAATCTTTCAAAACTTTTTCTTCGAGTTTTCCCTTGACTGTGAAGTATAAAACATCAATAGGGGTAATTTTTTGAAGCTCGTTTAAAGTTGCAAGTGCTGGATATAAATGTCCCCCTGTTACCCCGCCTGCTACCGCTATCTTAATCATTACCCCACACCAAATTTCTTGGAATTTTTCCTTCCAATGCATCTATTACATTTTCGGCTACCATTATTGACATCTTTTCCCTTGTTTCATATGTTGCTGAACCAATGTGTGGTAGCAACACTACGTTATCTAATTTTTCCAAACCAGACGTTAATTTTGGTTCGTTTTCATAGACATCAAAACCTGCACCTGCAATCTTTCCTTCTCTTAAAAATTCATACAATGCCTTTTCGTCGACCACAGGTCCCCTTGCTGTGTTAATAAGTATAGAAGTTGGTTTTAAAAGTGAAAGTTTTTCGCTATCTAGTAAATGATAAGTTTCTTTTGTTAAAGGAGTGTGTATTGAGATGTAATCGCTTTCTTTTAAGAGGGTTTCGAGTTCCACGTATTTTGCATTGTATTTATAGTCATCATCTACTTTTTTTCTGTTGTGATAAAGTATTTTCATACCAAACCCCATTGCTCTTCTTGCTACAGCCTTTCCTATTCTTCCCATTCCAATTATTCCAATAGTTTTTCCGTATATTTCATGGCCAAGAAAGAGATGGGGTTTCCACCCTTCAAATTTTCCTTCTCTTACAAATTTGTCTGCTGGAATGATTTTTCTTGCCACTGCTAAAATTAATGCCCATGCAATATCTGCTGTTGCTTCCGTTAAAACGTCTGGTGTATTTGTTACATATATCCCCTTTTTCTTTGCGTATTCAACATCTATGTTGTTATATCCCACAGCGTAATTTGCTATTATTTTTAAATTTTTTCCAGCATCTATAAATTCCCTATCTACAGGATCTCTTAATTGGGTAATGACGGCATCTACATTTTTAACTTTTTCCATCATTTCTTTTTTTGTTAAAAACTTTTCACCTTGGTATACTTCTATTTTAAATTTTTTTTGTAACATTTTAATGCCTGCATCAGGTATTTTGTAAGTAATAAATACTTTCATTGCTTTACACCTCCTGATAAATTATATCATTATTTCACAAATTTTGAATTTAGAAATTTTATTTGAATTTTTTCTTTATTTTTGTTAAATTCTGTTATACTTTAATTAGTAAAAAATTATAGAAGGTGATGATTATGAAAAGTAGAGATGTTTTGAAGTCAAATTGGCGGGCAATTACAAATACTGATAGGGAAAAGGGAATAGAAAAACCTGAGGTTGAAAAAACATGTGAAGGTGTGATTTTACTTCCAAAATTTGATTTAGGACATAAGTCCTTTTTTCAAACAATAAAAGAAAGAAAAAGTATAAGGAGATTTTCTAATGAGGCTTTATCTTTAAAAGAACTTTCGTTTTTGTTGTGGACATCGTACGGCGTGAGGAAATATGTAGAAACAAGGAAGGTAGTTTTTAGAACGGTCCCATCTGCAGGAGCAACTCATCCTTTTGACGTTTACGTTATGGTTTTTAACGTTAAAGGGCTTGATGCGGGAATATATAGATATTCTGGGTTAAAACATGGTTTATGTAAGGTAAAATTGGGAGACTTTAGAAAAAGTATTGTCGATGCTACTTTGGGTCAAAAATTTGTGAGAGAAAGTGCCGTTGTTTTTGTGTTGGTTGCTGTGCCATATAGAACTGAATGGAAGTACAAACAGGAGTCTTATAAGACAATTGCAATTGATGCGGGCCATGTTTGTCAAAATATTTATTTGGCTTCTACCAGCATTGATTGTGGAACGTGTGCCATTGCAGCATATGACCAAGAAAAAATGGATGGACTTATAGGTGTAGATGGAAATGAGGAATTTGTTGTGTATTTTGCGCCAATTGGAAAGCTAACTTGAAGGAGGATGTGTGATGAAAAAGTGTATTTTATTAGTTCTAATAGTGATATCTGTTTTTTTGTTTTCTGAAAGTTTGTATTTTGAGCATGCGACGGTATACTATCCTGATGGATATGAAGGACTTGCGATAAGGATTGGTATGGAATTTGAAAATATAAGAGATTATGTAGTAAAAATGTTTGATAATGATCCAGGTAGGGTGAATATATTTATAAAGCCAAAGAAGACTATTACCAATGGGTATGCAGATCCACTTCAAAAAAATACAATTGTTATATATACTTGGCATCCAACGGGGTATGTATATAATTATCTGCCACTAGATCATTGGTACAGGTATTTACTTATTCATGAATTTACACATATAGTTACTTTAAAACCAAGAGAAGGATACCTAAAGATTTTATCGGATTTTGGAATACCGTATTATCCGGATTTAGGTGTATTTTCCTTTGAAGCACCAACTGTATTTTCAGAATCTCAGTTTTCTGAAAATTCTGGAAGGTTGAGAAATCCCCTTGTTTCGCAGTATCTTTTTGCAACTTTTAAAGACGATTTACCAGAAGATAGCATTCCCAATGATTTTAGAGTTGGGCAAGTATATTACAATGCAAATGGAGGATTCTTTGAGTATATAAAGGAAAAATATGGTATGGAAAAAGTAAATGCCTATTTAAAAGATGTAATGAGTACATCATATTCTTATCCTGAAATAATGTTGTACTATTCCGTGCCATATTTGTCGTTTTTAAGATTTTCAATGTTATTTGAAGACAAATTTCAAAAACATTTTGGAAGTTCTTATGAAGAAGAATTATCTAATTGGTTGGAAAACATAAAAAAAGATTATTACATAGATAATTACGAAAAGTTAGTTTATGAAGGAAAAAATGAAAGAATATACAAGGTGGAAAAAGAAGGAAATAGTTTGTATATTTTAAAGAGTAAGTTTGGAGCAGTTTCAGGATATTTGGGTTATCCTCAAAACAAATTGATAGTTGTTGAAGATGGCAAAGTAGAAAAAGAATACAATTTATCTGCTTTGGATTTTAGAGTGGAAAGTGGAAAGATATATGCGCTTTTGGGTGGTAAGGTAATGGAGATATGGGAAGTAACGGAAAACAAAAAGATAGCCGAAGGTTTTATTTCTGCTTTTGATGTGGAAAATGGAGAGGTTATTTATGCAATATACGATGATAAAACTGATACTTCAACTATTGTCGGGATTGGTGATAGAAAGATACAGGTGAATGGATTTGTTAGAAGCTTGGTGTTTAACGGAGTTAACTTTTATTATTTGGTTGGAAATTCTCTTTATAGACTTAGTAAAAATGCAACAGAAGATTTACTGGATAACTATTATTTGAAAGGTGCTTATTTAAAAAAACATAAAGGGAAAGTATACTTAGTTATGAAATATCAAGAAAATATGGAATTATTTGATGCAGATACATTTAAAAAGTTGACTAATGAGAAAGCGATATTTGACGGTTTAGTAGATGGAGACAATGTGATTTACATAAGCTATACAAAAGATGGTATGGGAGTATACAAAACAACAATTTTGCAAAAAGAAGAATACGCATTGTCTAGGGTAAATGAAAAAGAAACGTTGAATGCGAGTTATAGAAAAACAAATTGGATAGAAGATAAAATCTATAGTATTACTCCATCGGTGGTTGCTCCTGTGTTTTATTTTTCAAATCTTTATCCAATGTATAATTTTGAAGGCTGGGGAATTGGAAGTATTTTTGATTTTAAACCTTCTGTTGACTCTGATTTAGTCTTGGCCCCCTTTTATGTTAATATTAATTATAACGATGTGTCATTGGAGTTTGATGTTGATAATTATGGGGTAGCTTATGCATTATCCATGCAGGATGAAAGGGGAAGTTTCATAAGTGCAGGAGTTGTTATGAATAATAAACCTAATTTTTATGGAATAACGTTTTTAGAATATATGCCTTTTGTAAAAAAAGTGGCATGTGATAAGACATTTTATTTGCAAACTTCTGTTGAACTTTTTTATACTTTAAACTATAACTTTATAAGTTTTACTCCGAATATAGGTATTAATTTTGGCGATAAAAATATTGGAAGTTATGGTTCAATAAACGTAACTAAAATGGCTACTGATACTACTTTTTACCCGCTTTTGGGAAGTTATTTTCTAAATATTTTTAATCAAATCACTTACAGTTATATAGATGTGAATTACGATGCTAAAGATGTTAGATATAAGTTGCTGCTGCTTTCAAATATAATTTCATTTTATAAGCAAGCTGGTGTTGGTATAGGTGTTGTCGGAAAAAATTTTGTTCCAAGCTTTTTAGGGTATGTCTTTTTTGGATTTCCAAATAGTAATATAATGTATTTACAGGGAGGAATAAAACTGACACCAAACGATGGTAAATGGAATTTGTTTTTTGGTGTAAGCTTAAAACCACATTTTTTTAATTATGTGTCTGATATAATGTGAGGTGATTAAATCATGAAAAAGTTGTTTTTGGTATTTTTGTTATTTTCTGCTATTTATTTTTCTGAAACATATAGTGTTGTTTTCCCTACTGAAAATTGGAGTCAGCAATATCCGGAAAAAGCATGGGGTGCTATATATATAAAGAACATATCTACAAGGGTTGAGGAAGGAAAAATAGTAGCGGTTAACGTTTACAAAATAAATGACATTAGTGCATCACCTGGTTATGGACCATTTTCGCAAGTATCTCAAACATTTTCTG is a genomic window containing:
- a CDS encoding SagB/ThcOx family dehydrogenase, with protein sequence MKSRDVLKSNWRAITNTDREKGIEKPEVEKTCEGVILLPKFDLGHKSFFQTIKERKSIRRFSNEALSLKELSFLLWTSYGVRKYVETRKVVFRTVPSAGATHPFDVYVMVFNVKGLDAGIYRYSGLKHGLCKVKLGDFRKSIVDATLGQKFVRESAVVFVLVAVPYRTEWKYKQESYKTIAIDAGHVCQNIYLASTSIDCGTCAIAAYDQEKMDGLIGVDGNEEFVVYFAPIGKLT
- a CDS encoding 2-hydroxyacid dehydrogenase, with the protein product MKVFITYKIPDAGIKMLQKKFKIEVYQGEKFLTKKEMMEKVKNVDAVITQLRDPVDREFIDAGKNLKIIANYAVGYNNIDVEYAKKKGIYVTNTPDVLTEATADIAWALILAVARKIIPADKFVREGKFEGWKPHLFLGHEIYGKTIGIIGMGRIGKAVARRAMGFGMKILYHNRKKVDDDYKYNAKYVELETLLKESDYISIHTPLTKETYHLLDSEKLSLLKPTSILINTARGPVVDEKALYEFLREGKIAGAGFDVYENEPKLTSGLEKLDNVVLLPHIGSATYETREKMSIMVAENVIDALEGKIPRNLVWGND
- a CDS encoding UDP-N-acetylglucosamine--N-acetylmuramyl-(pentapeptide) pyrophosphoryl-undecaprenol N-acetylglucosamine transferase, which produces MIKIAVAGGVTGGHLYPALATLNELQKITPIDVLYFTVKGKLEEKVLKDYNFKTVSLDVKGLIRPLYSFGNIKRILKILNAKNIVKKALKDFKPDIAFVTGGYVSYPVGVTAKQLGFLLYIHEQNVIPGLTNLKLSKIADKVFVSFESSKKYFEREVFVSGNPIFIHQKKLLNFDKKTVLIIGGSGGSEFLNELACKLAKKMKDLQFILSTGGKNIKCLEENLRAIDYIENMADYYQSVNCAITRGGATTVSELLYFQVPSIVIPWEGATESHQIENAKEIEKGNLGFVVREKDLDLNNLIDKIKILSSRERKIIKKENPATIIAKEIAKEVLK